One segment of Cetobacterium sp. NK01 DNA contains the following:
- the fsa gene encoding fructose-6-phosphate aldolase, giving the protein MKIFIDTANVEEIRDAAKMGYISGVTTNPSLIAREGRDFKEVVTEITEIVDGPVSAEVISLKADEMIAEAMELSKIHSNIVIKLPITKDGLEACRHLVDRGIKTNLTLIFSANQALLAARAGATYVSPFLGRLDDTGVNGIDLIKEISEIFKAHNIESEIIAASIRNPYHAKEAAKAGAHIGTIPYSVLCKMLEHPLTDAGIAKFLADWNR; this is encoded by the coding sequence ATGAAGATTTTTATTGATACTGCCAATGTTGAAGAGATTAGAGACGCTGCTAAGATGGGGTATATCTCAGGAGTTACAACAAATCCATCTTTAATTGCTAGAGAGGGTAGAGATTTTAAAGAGGTTGTCACTGAGATTACAGAAATTGTAGATGGTCCTGTAAGTGCTGAGGTTATCTCTTTAAAAGCTGATGAGATGATAGCAGAAGCTATGGAACTTAGTAAGATTCATAGTAATATAGTAATAAAACTTCCTATTACAAAGGATGGTTTAGAAGCTTGTAGACACCTTGTAGATAGAGGAATCAAAACGAATTTAACTCTTATTTTCTCTGCTAACCAAGCTCTTTTAGCTGCTAGAGCTGGTGCTACTTACGTTAGTCCATTCCTTGGAAGACTTGATGACACTGGAGTAAACGGTATTGATCTTATAAAGGAGATCTCTGAGATTTTTAAAGCTCATAATATTGAAAGTGAGATTATAGCTGCTAGTATTAGAAACCCTTACCATGCTAAAGAAGCTGCTAAAGCTGGAGCACACATTGGAACTATTCCATACTCTGTGCTTTGTAAAATGCTAGAACACCCTCTTACAGATGCTGGTATAGCTAAGTTCCTAGCTGATTGGAATAGATAA